The Bacillus sp. Bos-x628 genome segment ATGATGCTGGGCTTTTTTGATGAATATACATCGAAAGAATGATTGAAAAACGATCGAAATGAGGAGGAGGGAGAGAAAAAGAGATTGTATACTAAGAGGAGAAAAGGAGTGATGAAATATGAATTTTCAACAGTTCCAAGCTGCTCAATTACGAATTGCACGCCCAACGGTCAACATGCGTGAAGTCGTGTCATTTTATGAAGAAGGCTTAGGTCTGAAAAGAATTGGCTCATTTAATCAGCATGAAGGATATGATGGCGTCATGCTTGGGCTTCCCCACCAGCATGTTCATTTAGAAATCACAAAATATAAAGACGAAGAGACCATTCCTCATCCGCATCCAGAACAGCTTCTTGTTTTCTATATTCCTGACGAGCAAGAATTTGAGAGGGTGAAACAAAGGCTTATCTCTTTCGGGGGACGACAGGTTCCTTCAACTAATCCATACTGGGATCGAGGAGGAGTGACGATTGAAGATCCGGATGGGTATCGGGTGGTGTTGATGAATACAGAAGGGATTACACCAGACTTATAAAAAACGCCCCAGAAGGAAGTGTGATGAACTGGGGATTATACGCAACTTTAAGCACATGCTGCCAGGAATATTAAGAGGTAAGTTCTCGTGATGTGTATTGTGTTTTTATTGCAGTGGATGCTTCTAACCGAGCAAGTGGTGCTCCTATCTAGAAATGGATGCTGAGACCGAACGATATGCGGGTTTTGAGGATGACGAATGTATGTGGATGCTCAAACTTCTTTCATCTCGATTGGCAGATGCAAGAAAGGCAATCACAGTGTCTTCTTTTTCTGTTTACTTGAAAAGAACTTAATTTGGAGTGAAAGTGTAGGTTAAAGTGCTTTTCCTCATAGTTAAAACGAACAAAATTTTAATTTCAGATATTAATGTTCGGATTTAGCGTTGACTTTTTCATATTGCATTGATAGAATAAATGTGTTTGAAAGAGATAACGTTTTGAAAGGTTAACGGAGGTGCACGATATGTCTTCAGTAGTCGTAGTAGGTACGCAGTGGGGTGACGAAGGGAAAGGGAAAATTACCGATTTCCTTTCAGAGAATGCAGAGGTGATTGCCCGTTATCAAGGGGGAAACAATGCAGGTCACACAATTAAATTTGATGGAGTGACTTACAAGCTACATCTCATTCCGTCCGGTATTTTTTACAAAGAAAAAATATGCGTTATCGGTAATGGAATGGTGGTAGATCCTAAAGCGTTGGTCACTGAGCTTGCGTATCTTCACGAACGGAATGTGAGTACAGAAAACCTCAGAATCAGCAATAGAGCCCATGTCATTTTGCCTTATCATTTAAAATTGGATGAGGTAGAAGAAGAGCGGAAAGGGGCTAACAAGATCGGGACGACGAAAAAGGGAATTGGACCAGCTTATATGGACAAAGCAGCTCGCGTTGGAATTCGCATTGCAGATCTATTAGATCGTGAAGTGTTTGAAGAGAAGCTTTCCCGAAACTTAGAAGAGAAAAATCGTCTTCTAGAGAAAATGTATGACACAGAAGGTTTTAAAATTGAAGATATTTTAGACGAGTATTATGAGTATGGTCAGCAAGTGAAAAAGTATGTCGTTGATACATCAGTTGTACTGAACGATGCACTAGATGAAGGTCGTCGTGTTCTTTTTGAAGGAGCACAAGGCGTCATGCTTGATATTGATCAAGGGACATATCCATTTGTCACGTCATCTAACCCAGTTGCTGGAGGAGTGACGATTGGATCTGGAGTAGGTCCTACGAAAATCCAACATGTTGTCGGCGTTTCAAAAGCTTACACAACACGTGTTGGAGATGGTCCTTTCCCTACAGAACTTCATGATGAAATTGGAGATCAAATCCGTGAAGTCGGACGTGAATACGGTACGACAACTGGCCGCCCGCGCCGTGTTGGCTGGTTTGACAGTGTGGTTGTCCGTCACGCTCGCCGAGTAAGCGGTATAACAGATCTTTCACTTAACTCAATCGATGTGCTGACAGGCATTGAAACATTAAAAATCTGTGTGGCTTATAAATTGAACGGTGAAATCACAGAAGAATTCCCAGCAAGTCTAAATGAATTAGCAAAATGTGAGCCTGTCTTTGAAGAAATGCCAGGCTGGACAGAGGATATTACAGGAGTGAAGAACCTAAGTGAACTGCCTGCAAATGCTCGTCATTATTTAGAACGCATTTCTCAATTAACAGGTATTCCACTTTCGATTTTCTCAGTCGGACCAGACCGTTCACAAACGAACGTCGTCCGCAGCGTGTACCGTCCATAATCAAATGATATAGACTGATAAGATACCAGTAAAATCTCATATTTTACTGGTATTTTTTTGTTTAAATATTCTTTCATTTCAGTGGAACTGACTTCTCGGCACTACAATGCCCTTGTCTTTGCGGCGAATGAATGGGTTGAGTTCGGTGTGCGCTATGCCTTTTCACCGTTTCTGTCCATCTTCTATATTGCGATCATTGCACCATGGCGTAAGGCTGGCATTATCAAATGAATCGCTAAAAAAAGAGGGATTACACAGGGAATGTTCCAAAAAGGCATGAGTCCGATTCAACACCGAACTCATGCCCTAAAACCTGTCTAACAAGAACCTGTGTCTAAATTTAGGGGGTCACTTCACTTTGAAAGCTTTTTTAATTGAGATTTTTATATTGACCTTTTAGATTTTGACGGATGTACTGAATGATTTTGCGCAGTTCATTGGCATGCGGTCTGCCAAACGGACTCGTCTGTCTCTGTTGATAGAGTACCTGACCTTTTTCATTTAATAAGAAATAGGCTGGTTCACCGTGTATACCGTGATCTTCATATGGCGCATCCTCTCCGTGATAGTATACTTCATATGCTTTTAATGAAGTGAGCTCTTGGTCAGACATGATTGGGAAGGAGAGCCCCTCTTTTTCAGCTAATTCCTTCAGGTGTTCAAGTTGATCCGTTGAAATCGCCATTAAGTGAATATCCTTGTCCTGAAAGTAAGATTGCTGCTTTTCTAACTCTTTTAATTCTTCTACACAGACTGGGCACCATGAACCTCTAAAGAAGATAATAAGATGCCAGCTCTGATGTTCCTCTAAATGCTGATAAAAATCAATGTGTTCGCCCTTCACCGTTGGGAGTGAAAAATTGGGCATTTTATCTCCTAATCGAAATGAACTCATTCTGCTTCCTCCTTTGTCAATATCACTTGTTGTCACATATATATCCAGTTTTGTCATGTGTTAAACGCTTCTATGTGCTTGAAAAAGGAGGCTGGAAAGAACGCACAGAAGCTAATCATTTTACAGGAGAAATCAGATCTGACACTTTTAAAAAAAATGTCGAAAAACGTATTGCCATATGTAATGACTCTATGATATTATAAATCTCGTTGTTGCAAAGGTCTCTGAAACTTGTTAGCATGCGATTCTAGCTTTTTTTTGAAAGCTATTGGTTTGACGTAATACAGTTTTTTCAGATTCACTTTTCATAAGCCGAGAGCCATTAGCTCAGTTGGTAGAGCATCTGACTTTTAATCAGAGGGTCGAAGGTTCGAGTCCTTCATGGCTCACCATGTTGTGGCCCGTTGGTCAAGCGGTTAAGACACCGCCCTTTCACGGCGGTAACACGGGTTCGAATCCCGTACGGGTCATTGATTTACTTTAGCGTTAAGCTAATTTTTTCCTCACTTGCTTGAAAGAGCACCACGATTGCTTTTTCGGGTAAGTTACTGAGGTCCGGTAGTTCAGTTGGTTAGAATGCCTGCCTGTCACGCAGGAGGTCGCGGGTTCGAGTCCCGTCCGGACCGCCATTATACATATGAAAATGGTTTCATCACTTTGATGATGGCTCGGTAGCTCAGTTGGTAGAGCAACGGACTGAAAATCCGTGTGTCGGCGGTTCGATTCCGTCCCGAGCCACTTTCAAGCGCATCTGCAATCGCAGGTGCGTTTTTATTATTGAAAAGAAGGCATAAAAAAGGGAGAAGCCGGACCTAGGTAGGGCCCAGCTCCATAAGAAGAAGACGTTACAGTTATATAGACGATTGACGATTGGAAAAGTTTCAATAAAAAAGGAAAAAGACATCAATTTTTTTGAGCATAAGTCTACCATATCCAACGTTATCCAGCGTTTACTAGAAAAGAATGCCGTTATTATTTTTATCTTTTCCTCGTAAAACGTTATAATAGACAGTGAGCCTTTTTTCCTTGGACGAAAAAGGCATAATGAGACATGCAAAAATGAATGACATAGATGATAAAAATGCAGGAGGAAATCATAATGGAAAAAAAGATTCTTGTCGTAGATGATGAAAAACCGATTGCTGATATATTGGAATTTAACTTAAGAAAAGAGGGTTATGAAGTTCATTGTGCATATGACGGCAATGAAGCACTCGAAATGGTGGAAGAAATCAAGCCTGATATCATTTTGCTCGACATCATGCTTCCAAACAAAGATGGAGTTGAAGTATGCCGTGAAGTGAGAAAGAAGTATGACATGCCGATTATTATGCTCACAGCGAAAGATTCTGAAATTGATAAGGTGATCGGTCTTGAGCTTGGTGCGGATGATTATGTTACGAAGCCGTTCAGCACACGTGAGCTGCTTGCTCGTGTTAAGGCGAATCTAAGAAGACAGATCATTGCTCCTCAGACAGAGGAAGAATCTGAATCAAACGATATTGAGGTTGGATCACTAGTCATCTACCCGGATGCTTATGTCGTGTCTAAGCGAGATGAAACGATTGAATTGACGCACCGTGAGTTCGAATTGCTTCATTACTTAGCGAAGCATATTGGACAAGTCATGACACGTGAGCACTTATTGCAAACGGTGTGGGGCTATGATTACTTCGGAGATGTTCGTACAGTGGACGTAACGGTCCGCCGCCTTCGTGAGAAAATTGAAGACAACCCCAGCCATCCAAGCTGGATCGTGACTAGACGAGGCGTCGGCTACTATTTAAGAAACCCAGAGCAGGACTAAGATTCATATGAGTAAAGTAGGTTTTTTTCGCTCGATTCATTTTAAATTGACATTAATCTACGTGCTGCTGATCATTGTTGCTATGCAGATCATTGGCGTGTACTTTGTGAAGCAGCTAGAGCAGTCCTTAATTAATTCCTATGATAATTCCTTGAATCAGCGAATATACTCGTTATCGTATTACCTAGAACAAGATTCATCGAAAAGCAAGGCTGAATTAAAAGAGGATGCTCAAAAGATCTTAAACGACTTTAACAATAAAGATGAGTCTAATGAAATTTCCGAAGTCAGTTTTATTGATGAAAGCAGAGAAGTCATTGCCTCTGTGAATAATGGAAATCAAGAGATTGCCGGCAAGAAAATCACTGATCAAATTATCAGTCGTATTTTCGCTGTCGGCAAAGATTACGAGAAGAAATTCTATGATCCAACCTCTAATAAACGTGTCCGCATTTCAGCGACAGCAGTGAAGAATGAAAATCAAGAGACCGTTGGTGTGATTTATGTTGTTTCATCTATGGAAAGTGTTTTTAACCAAATGCGAACCATTAATACGATTTTGGCAACAGGAACGCTACTTGCCCTTGGGATAACCGCTCTACTTGGTATATTCATATTCAGAACCATCACACATCCAATTTCGGATATGAGGAAACAAGCGATAGAGCTGGCTAAAGGGAATTTTTCCAGAAAGGTTCGAAAGTATGGTCATGATGAAATTGGTCAGCTTGCGACGACGTTTAATCATCTGACGAGAGAATTGGAGGAAGCCCAGCTCATGACAGAAGGTGAGCGGAAAAAGCTTTCTTCCGTTATTGCCTATATGACAGATGGTGTCATTGCGACAAATCAAAATGGGGCCATTATTCTTTTAAACAGCCCAGCATTAGAGCTTCTGAATGTTTCACGTGAAACAGCGCTTGAGATGCCAATTACGTCATTGCTCGGTCTGGAAGAAACTCATACATTTGAAGATTTGGTCGAAAATCAAGATTCTATGCTACTTGAAATTGAACGAGAAGATCAACTAGCTATTTTACGTGTGAATTTCTCTGTTATCCAGAAAGAGCATGGGAAGATTGACGGCTTGATTGCGGTGATTTATGACGTAACAGAGCAGGAGAAAATTGATGCTGAACGACGTGAATTCGTAGCGAACGTATCCCATGAGCTTCGTACACCTTTAACTACGATGCGGAGCTACCTTGAAGCACTTGCAGAGGGAGCTATTAGTGATAAAGAGCTTGCCCCAAGGTTCTTGAGTGTGACTCAAAATGAAACAGAGCGCATGATCAGGCTTGTAAATGACCTGCTGCAGTTATCGAAGTTTGATAGCAAGGATTATCAATTCAATCGTGAGTGGACGAATTTTATCAGGTTTATCTCTTTGGTGATTGACCGCTTTGAAATGACGAAGGAGCAGCATGTGGAATTCATCCGCAATCTCCCTGATCGTGAAATTTATGTTGAAATTGATCAAGACAAAATTACACAGGTACTC includes the following:
- a CDS encoding VOC family protein, which produces MNFQQFQAAQLRIARPTVNMREVVSFYEEGLGLKRIGSFNQHEGYDGVMLGLPHQHVHLEITKYKDEETIPHPHPEQLLVFYIPDEQEFERVKQRLISFGGRQVPSTNPYWDRGGVTIEDPDGYRVVLMNTEGITPDL
- a CDS encoding adenylosuccinate synthase, which codes for MSSVVVVGTQWGDEGKGKITDFLSENAEVIARYQGGNNAGHTIKFDGVTYKLHLIPSGIFYKEKICVIGNGMVVDPKALVTELAYLHERNVSTENLRISNRAHVILPYHLKLDEVEEERKGANKIGTTKKGIGPAYMDKAARVGIRIADLLDREVFEEKLSRNLEEKNRLLEKMYDTEGFKIEDILDEYYEYGQQVKKYVVDTSVVLNDALDEGRRVLFEGAQGVMLDIDQGTYPFVTSSNPVAGGVTIGSGVGPTKIQHVVGVSKAYTTRVGDGPFPTELHDEIGDQIREVGREYGTTTGRPRRVGWFDSVVVRHARRVSGITDLSLNSIDVLTGIETLKICVAYKLNGEITEEFPASLNELAKCEPVFEEMPGWTEDITGVKNLSELPANARHYLERISQLTGIPLSIFSVGPDRSQTNVVRSVYRP
- a CDS encoding redoxin domain-containing protein translates to MSSFRLGDKMPNFSLPTVKGEHIDFYQHLEEHQSWHLIIFFRGSWCPVCVEELKELEKQQSYFQDKDIHLMAISTDQLEHLKELAEKEGLSFPIMSDQELTSLKAYEVYYHGEDAPYEDHGIHGEPAYFLLNEKGQVLYQQRQTSPFGRPHANELRKIIQYIRQNLKGQYKNLN
- the yycF gene encoding response regulator YycF — encoded protein: MEKKILVVDDEKPIADILEFNLRKEGYEVHCAYDGNEALEMVEEIKPDIILLDIMLPNKDGVEVCREVRKKYDMPIIMLTAKDSEIDKVIGLELGADDYVTKPFSTRELLARVKANLRRQIIAPQTEEESESNDIEVGSLVIYPDAYVVSKRDETIELTHREFELLHYLAKHIGQVMTREHLLQTVWGYDYFGDVRTVDVTVRRLREKIEDNPSHPSWIVTRRGVGYYLRNPEQD
- the walK gene encoding cell wall metabolism sensor histidine kinase WalK, with protein sequence MSKVGFFRSIHFKLTLIYVLLIIVAMQIIGVYFVKQLEQSLINSYDNSLNQRIYSLSYYLEQDSSKSKAELKEDAQKILNDFNNKDESNEISEVSFIDESREVIASVNNGNQEIAGKKITDQIISRIFAVGKDYEKKFYDPTSNKRVRISATAVKNENQETVGVIYVVSSMESVFNQMRTINTILATGTLLALGITALLGIFIFRTITHPISDMRKQAIELAKGNFSRKVRKYGHDEIGQLATTFNHLTRELEEAQLMTEGERKKLSSVIAYMTDGVIATNQNGAIILLNSPALELLNVSRETALEMPITSLLGLEETHTFEDLVENQDSMLLEIEREDQLAILRVNFSVIQKEHGKIDGLIAVIYDVTEQEKIDAERREFVANVSHELRTPLTTMRSYLEALAEGAISDKELAPRFLSVTQNETERMIRLVNDLLQLSKFDSKDYQFNREWTNFIRFISLVIDRFEMTKEQHVEFIRNLPDREIYVEIDQDKITQVLDNIISNALKYSPEGGHITFTVDLDEEKGLVLFSVKDEGIGIPKKDMDKIFERFYRVDKARTRKLGGTGLGLAIAKEMVQAHGGDIWADSIEGKGTTVTFTLPYNEEQEDDWDEA